TCATCGTCGTTGAGTAGTTCGATGTCGTTGCTATACATTTTGGGTGGGTTGAAGCGTTTCGCAGCATGGGTTCTGTTTTCCTCTATCATATCCGCCGCAGCAACTAATTCAATGTGTGATGCCTCCGATGCGATACCGAGATGTCTGCTCCCGATGACGCCACATCCGATTACACCGACTTTTACGGGTTCCATAATATAATTAAAGGGTCCTTTCTCAAGATGAAGTTTAAGCGGTAGGAACGAATGCTGAGTCGATGCCAACAATTGGACATTGATCCCAGACTTTATTCACTTTAGTATGGCACAGAGACGAATTGATGTCAAGGAAATTGTAATGTGCGGATGCGTTTGTAAGAAGTTGGAGAGCGCGACGAGAAACATGAGCGGATATATGAAAATCCGCTCTATGACAGGGAGAAGGTTGCTTTAAAACGAGGCTTTGATTCGTCCCCAACGGGTTGCAAGTTTGCCTTGCGGTTGCACAGGCAGACCGTTCGCTTCAAAAACTTGTTTAACTTCATTTGCAGATAAAGCTTTGTTATAAATCAGAACCTCGTCGATGATGCCTACAAATCCGCCATCGCCTGCATGCCCAATCTCCATTTCTGAGCCACCCGTTGACATCGGACCATTGTAATTCTGTTCTTTCTCCAACTTCCCATCAACATAAAGAAACATCTCTTTGTCAGCGACGACACCGACAAGATGATGCCACTTCCCTTTATCAAACTGAGGCGCGCCAAAACCGCCGTCCCCTTGCCAACCCGGTTGAACAATGAATTCCATCTCTTGACCGGCATTTCTGCCATCAAACCGCAATGCCCAGCCGTTGACATCACGCTGCGCGACTATCGTGCCGCAGCAGCCAGCAACGACACCTTTCACAGGGCTATCGCTATCAGCATTCACCCAAGCGGCAACGCTCATCTCTTTTTCTCCAGCAAATTCTAATGAAGCCGTGCCGGGAATATGTACAGAATTCGTGCCGTTGAATTCGAGGGCTTTCCCCACTTTGCCAGCGACAGATTTCGGATTATCCTTAAGTTCTCCATCGTTAGCACCTAAGACA
The Candidatus Poribacteria bacterium genome window above contains:
- a CDS encoding LamG domain-containing protein, with translation MLKKTSISILCIACLFVAIPLTEAQLPLDGVVSYWSFDDGTIAGGKVEDVLGANDGELKDNPKSVAGKVGKALEFNGTNSVHIPGTASLEFAGEKEMSVAAWVNADSDSPVKGVVAGCCGTIVAQRDVNGWALRFDGRNAGQEMEFIVQPGWQGDGGFGAPQFDKGKWHHLVGVVADKEMFLYVDGKLEKEQNYNGPMSTGGSEMEIGHAGDGGFVGIIDEVLIYNKALSANEVKQVFEANGLPVQPQGKLATRWGRIKASF